The proteins below are encoded in one region of Oryzias melastigma strain HK-1 linkage group LG9, ASM292280v2, whole genome shotgun sequence:
- the LOC112148370 gene encoding arrestin domain-containing protein 3, which translates to MLKHSIQNFGICFDKPVVDGKSTFSKGDMVTGHISFDLSKDTSITSIRMKLKGGANVSWSRGSKNNRRTFAARVDFFTLEGAILQETRETISSGQNKLPAGTHVFPFSCQLPLGDFPSSFRGVHGEIKYTLTVTIHRPWHLSKEFVTVLNFVNHIDNSKPDLWAPLSGSNSKMLCCLCCASGPVTMTVMVEKAIFSPGETAKIFCEFSNASSKAASPWVKLLQRQTVYTLDQVSSSQACERLALVAGEHVMPNTSDVHTEIKLHIPSSASCTISNISILKVEYIIEVSLCILGSHELTVLFPIILCDKSTYNPPPFLS; encoded by the exons ATGCTTAAACACTCTATTCAGAACTTTGGCATTTGTTTTGACAAACCAGTGGTCGACGGGAAAAGCACGTTTTCGAAAGGCGACATGGTGACGGGACACATCTCCTTCGACCTCAGCAAGGACACCAGCATCACGTCTATCAGGATGAAGCTGAAAGGAGGCGCTAACGTCTCCTGGTCCCGCGGGTCGAAAAACAACCGGCGAACCTTCGCAGCCAGAGTGGACTTCTTCACTTTAGAGGGCGCCATCCTGCAGGAGACGCGTG AGACCATCAGCAGCGGACAAAACAAACTTCCGGCTGGAACGCATGTTTTCCCGTTTTCCTGTCAGCTTCCTCTAGG agatttcccatcatcctttcgCGGCGTTCACGGGGAAATCAAATACACGCTGACAGTGACCATCCACAGACCCTGGCATTTGAGCAAGGAATTTGTGACTGTGCTGAACTTTGTGAACCACATTGACAACAGCAAGCCAGACCTGTGG GCTCCCCTTTCAGGCTCAAACAGCAAAATGCTGTGCTGTCTGTGCTGTGCTTCAGGTCCAGTCACGATGACCGTCATGGTAGAAAAAGCAATCTTCAGTCCAG GAGAAACTGCCAAAATCTTCTGTGAGTTCAGCAATGCTTCATCCAAGGCGGCTTCTCCATGGGTGAAGCTGCTACAGAGGCAGACTGTCTATACCCTCGACCAGGTCAGTTCTAGCCAGGCATGCGAGCGGCTGGCACTAGTGGCTGGAGAACATGTCATGCCAAACACGTCCGATGTGCACACGGAGATCAAGCTCCATATTCCCTCATCAGCATCCTGCACCATCTCAAACATCAGCATCCTCAAAGTCGAATACATAATAGAG gtgaGCCTCTGTATTTTAGGATCCCATGAGCTGACGGTGCTGTTTCCCATCATACTGTGTGATAAATCCACATATAATCCTCCCCCTTTCTTATCGTGA
- the LOC112148367 gene encoding arrestin domain-containing protein 3 isoform X1 — MASTIKSFSVAYDPINQSNVFTRGDVISGQVTLELKKESKIESLCVKLKGKAQVKWREFYGQAVITYLNKDKYFSIKQFFIQENQGNNTVSKGSHVYPFTFQIPTEERPSSFRGAFGKIVYRVEANLSRSKRKDKKAKAEFIVINKGQRDPALMSPQQGMVNTKKKVMSSGTITMDVKIPKTGFYQGEGINVVGYIHNKSSRDVTPKYCLYMKCCGFVLMRRKMEKRTILKEEGEVIPPSAGATVKKTINIPPMTGMSILNCGILTVEYRLKCYVDVKFGGGPEFKFNIVVLPVTEGSEEEKTSAYDGSDMLPVSFMSEGGSLFQ; from the exons ATGGCCAGTACGATTAAAAGCTTTTCTGTGGCGTATGATCCCATAAACCAAAGCAACGTTTTCACCAGGGGAGATGTCATCTCTGGACAGGTTACATTAGAATTGAAAAAGGAAAGCAAAATAGAGTCCCTCTGTGTAAAACTGAAGGGGAAAGCACAAGTGAAATGGAGAGAATTTTATGGACAGGCAGTCATTACGTATCTTAACAAAGACAAATACTTCAGCATTAAGCAGTTTTTTATCCAAGAGAACCAGG GCAACAACACTGTCAGCAAAGGCAGCCATGTCTACCCGTTCACCTTCCAGATCCCGACAGA AGAACGGCCATCGTCTTTTCGCGGAGCATTTGGAAAGATTGTTTACAGAGTGGAAGCAAACCTGAGCAGATCCAAGAGAAAGGACAAAAAAGCGAAGGCAGAGTTCATCGTCATCAACAAAGGACAGAGAGATCCTGCACTGATG tctcctcagCAGGGTATGGTCAATACGAAGAAGAAGGTCATGTCTTCAGGAACCATAACCATGGATGTAAAGATTCCAAAGACAGGCTTTTACCAAG gGGAAGGCATAAATGTCGTGGGTTACATTCATAACAAATCTTCCCGCGATGTTACACCCAAATACTGCCTATACATGAAGTGCTGCGGCTTTGTATTAATGAggagaaaaatggaaaagagaACTATTCTCAAGGAGGAAGGGGAAGTCATCCCTCCCTCTGCAGGAGCGACTGTCAAAAAGACCATCAACATCCCGCCCATGACAGGCATGTCCATCTTAAACTGTGGCATCCTTACAGTGGAGTACAGGCTCAAG TGCTATGTGGATGTCAAGTTTGGTGGTGGCCCAGAATTCAAGTTCAACATTGTCGTCCTGCCTGTGACGGAGGGGTCTGAGGAGGAGAAAACATCAGCTTACGATGGATCAGACATGCTTCCAGTTTCTTTCATGTCCGAAGGGGGAAGTTTATTCcaataa
- the LOC112148367 gene encoding arrestin domain-containing protein 4 isoform X2, which yields MTSKNGRQPQRGDRRSLRDQGILLLGNNTVSKGSHVYPFTFQIPTEERPSSFRGAFGKIVYRVEANLSRSKRKDKKAKAEFIVINKGQRDPALMSPQQGMVNTKKKVMSSGTITMDVKIPKTGFYQGEGINVVGYIHNKSSRDVTPKYCLYMKCCGFVLMRRKMEKRTILKEEGEVIPPSAGATVKKTINIPPMTGMSILNCGILTVEYRLKCYVDVKFGGGPEFKFNIVVLPVTEGSEEEKTSAYDGSDMLPVSFMSEGGSLFQ from the exons ATGACGTCAAAAAATGGGCGGCAACCACAAAGAGGCgacaggcggagcctcagagatcaaggcatcttacttctgg GCAACAACACTGTCAGCAAAGGCAGCCATGTCTACCCGTTCACCTTCCAGATCCCGACAGA AGAACGGCCATCGTCTTTTCGCGGAGCATTTGGAAAGATTGTTTACAGAGTGGAAGCAAACCTGAGCAGATCCAAGAGAAAGGACAAAAAAGCGAAGGCAGAGTTCATCGTCATCAACAAAGGACAGAGAGATCCTGCACTGATG tctcctcagCAGGGTATGGTCAATACGAAGAAGAAGGTCATGTCTTCAGGAACCATAACCATGGATGTAAAGATTCCAAAGACAGGCTTTTACCAAG gGGAAGGCATAAATGTCGTGGGTTACATTCATAACAAATCTTCCCGCGATGTTACACCCAAATACTGCCTATACATGAAGTGCTGCGGCTTTGTATTAATGAggagaaaaatggaaaagagaACTATTCTCAAGGAGGAAGGGGAAGTCATCCCTCCCTCTGCAGGAGCGACTGTCAAAAAGACCATCAACATCCCGCCCATGACAGGCATGTCCATCTTAAACTGTGGCATCCTTACAGTGGAGTACAGGCTCAAG TGCTATGTGGATGTCAAGTTTGGTGGTGGCCCAGAATTCAAGTTCAACATTGTCGTCCTGCCTGTGACGGAGGGGTCTGAGGAGGAGAAAACATCAGCTTACGATGGATCAGACATGCTTCCAGTTTCTTTCATGTCCGAAGGGGGAAGTTTATTCcaataa